The DNA window CGGCCGCCGCAAAACCGACCACCCCAAAGAGAATGTCGTCTTGAATGAAAAAAATATCAGGAATAATCAGCGCGCCAAGTGCAGCGTACGGCACATTTTTCAGCACCCCTTGCCAAAACGGCGGCAGCTGGACGCGCCCAAGCAGTACGAGCGGCAACATGCGCGGCAAATAAGTGACGATCCCCATGCCGATAATCATCCAAACGATCGCGTTATTCATCCTCATTCTCCCCCTTCTTCGCCAGCCACTGGACGACGACTGCCGAAAGAAGCGTCGCTAGCACGATCGACCAGCCTTTCGACAGATGAAAGACAAGCGTGCCGATCGAGTTGAACACGGCAGCTAACCCTGCCAGCCATACCGTTTTCCGCTGCTTTTTCAGCGCTGGGACGAGCAAGCCGATAAACATGGCGTACAAAGCGACCGACATGCTGTCTTGCAAGCTTTCCGGCAAGCTCGCCCCGACAGCATAACCGATGCCGGAATTGACGACCCAGCTGCCGTACGCCATCATGATCAACCCAAACATATACGGAGCGCTGACCGTCCCCTCTTTCATGGCCGCAACGGAAAACGTTTCATCCGTAATGCCAAACGCATACAGCGCCTTTTTCCAAAGCGCATCCGCCTCCGCTTTTTCGTTGAGCGAAGCGGACATTAAAAAATGGCGAATGTTTAAAATAAATGTCGTTAAAATGATTTCAAATATGCCGGTGCCGACGGAAAGCAAGCTGAGTGCAATATATTGCGAGGCGCCGGCAAAAACGACGACGCTCATCAGCACTGTTTCTGCAAGCGTCAGCCCGGTCGTCTTGGCGAGCAGGCCAAATGTCAGCGCGATCGGCATATAGCCGATGGCGATCGCCACCCCCGCCTGCACCCCTTGGCGAAACGGCGCCATTTTACCAACCGTCCATGTCGTTTCCATCCATCCATTCCCCCGTTTCACTAGTTTGATATGTTTATTGTCTAAAAATCGCTGTCATTTCGCAACCCGAACATAGGTCAATTCTTTGATCCTCTTAACTAGGAGGTTGGCGAAAACAACGGATTCGCTCAATTTGCGAGAGGTGGAAAGGAATAAAGTTACAGCGCTGCAAAGCTTCTCAATTTGAAAACTGCTCCGTGAAAGCGTCCTCTTCTCTTCAATGCCCGGCCTTCTAGGAAGCTCCCGCTTTGGAACAAAGCGGGAGTAGGGGAGAAAATCAATCTATGATATAATCGAATTGGTTCATTATTTGTGCAATTGAAAAGGAGTGCACTATTATGTCAGTAAAACCGCACGTATTGACCGAACGCGGCATTTTCCGCTATGAGCAAGTGACGTATCCGATGGAAGAACGCGGCTTGCAGTTTGGCGATGGCGTCTATGAGGTAGTGCGCCTATACAGCGGAGCGTACGTTTGGCTCCAAGAGCATCTCGATCGCCTATACCGTTCGGCGGCCGCTATTCGCCTGTCCGTCCCGTTCGCTCCCGAAGAGCTGTCCGAGCGGCTTGAGCAGCTTCGCCGCATGAACGACGTGCGTGAAGATGCGATTTTGTACTTGCAAGTGACGCGGGGCAGCTTTCCGCGCAGCCATACGTTCCCGGCGGAAAATCGGCCGAATTTGTACGCCTACATCCAGCCGATGGCGCGGAAAACAGACGAAATGGCACACGGTGTGCACGCCACGTTAACGAAAGATGTTCGTTGGGAATACTGCTATATTAAAAGTTTGAATTTGCTGCCAAACGTGCTGGCGAAACAAGAAGCGGCCGAGCGCGGTGCGTTTGAAGCGATTCTCCACCGCGACGGCGTCGTGACCGAGGGCAGTTCATCGAATATTTTTCTTGTCAAAGACGAAACGGTGTACACCCATCCAGCGACGGAACGGATTTTAAACGGCATCGTCCGCACGAAAGTGAAGCAATTTTGCGGAGAGCTTGGCATCCCGTTCATTGAAAAAGCGTTTTTGGTCCACGACCTCGCCGGGGCGGATGAATTGTTTTTGACGAGCACAACCTCGGCTATTACTCCGATCGTCCAAGTGGATGACATAACCATCGGCGACGGCCGGCCAGGAGCGGTGACAAAATCCTTGCAAGCCGTCTATCAAAAGGCGACGCAACCGGCCGCAAGCAACGCTTGACCGGCTTCACCACACAAAAGAGGTGTCCCATCACTCTCCTTTGGGACACCTCGCCTTATTTATGAGCTGAGCACAGCGCGGTCGCTGGCGAACTGGCTGCCGCGGATGCGCTGAAATTCCTCAAGCAGCCGCTCGACCGTCAACTCCTCTTTTTCCTTTCCTTCGGCAGCAAAGATGATTTGCCCGCCATCCATCATAATGAGCCGGTTGCCAAGGCGGATCGCCTGCTCCATATTGTGCGTCACCATCAGCGTCGTCAAGTTGTGCTGGGCGACGATTTGTTTCGTCAGTTCAGTCACAAGCTCGGCCCGCGCCGGATCGAGAGCAGCGGTATGCTCGTCAAGCAAAAGCACGTCCGGCTTCGTAAACGTCGCCATCAATAACGAGAGCGCTTGCCGCTCCCCGCCGGAGAGAAGCCCCACTTTGGCGGTAAGCCGGTTTTCGAGCCCTAAATGGAGCGTTTGCAGCGTTTCCCGGAACCATTCGCGCTTTTGCTTTGTCACGCCGAGGCGGAGCGTGCGCCGCTTCGTCCGATTGTAGGCGAGCACTAAGTTTTCTTCAATCGTCATATGCGGTGCGGTGCCGGCCATCGGGTCTTGAAAGACGCGGCCGATGTGGCGGGCGCGTACGTGCTCCTTAAGCGCGGTCACGTTGCGGCCGTTGATCCACACTTCGCCCGTGTCAGGAGACAACCGACCGGCGATGATGTTCATCAACGTCGATTTTCCGGCGCCGTTGCTGCCGATGACGGTGACGAAATCGCCGGGGGAAAGCGTTAAATCGATGCCTTGTAAAGCGATTTTCTCATCAGCCGTCCCTTCGTTAAATACTTTTGTAATTCGTCTTAGCTCCAGCAATGGACTCCCCCCTCTCCAACTGCTGCGCTTTTCGCTTTTTCCGCCGCTTTTCTTTTTGTGCCGCCCAAACGTTTGGCACGATGAGCGCCGCCATGACAATGAATGCGGTAATCAATTTCACATCGCCCGTCTCCAAAAACTCGACGCGCAAGGCGAGCGCCAAAATGAGGCGGTAAACGACAGCGCCGCCGATGACCGCCCACGTCGCGCGCACGACCGAACGGGCACCAAACAACGCCTCTCCGATAATCACCGAAGCTAAACCG is part of the Geobacillus sp. 46C-IIa genome and encodes:
- the dat gene encoding D-amino-acid transaminase, coding for MSVKPHVLTERGIFRYEQVTYPMEERGLQFGDGVYEVVRLYSGAYVWLQEHLDRLYRSAAAIRLSVPFAPEELSERLEQLRRMNDVREDAILYLQVTRGSFPRSHTFPAENRPNLYAYIQPMARKTDEMAHGVHATLTKDVRWEYCYIKSLNLLPNVLAKQEAAERGAFEAILHRDGVVTEGSSSNIFLVKDETVYTHPATERILNGIVRTKVKQFCGELGIPFIEKAFLVHDLAGADELFLTSTTSAITPIVQVDDITIGDGRPGAVTKSLQAVYQKATQPAASNA
- a CDS encoding AzlD domain-containing protein, translating into MNNAIVWMIIGMGIVTYLPRMLPLVLLGRVQLPPFWQGVLKNVPYAALGALIIPDIFFIQDDILFGVVGFAAAVTAAWLGANVIVVVLAAVVVLSCYSMLM
- a CDS encoding AzlC family ABC transporter permease, yielding METTWTVGKMAPFRQGVQAGVAIAIGYMPIALTFGLLAKTTGLTLAETVLMSVVVFAGASQYIALSLLSVGTGIFEIILTTFILNIRHFLMSASLNEKAEADALWKKALYAFGITDETFSVAAMKEGTVSAPYMFGLIMMAYGSWVVNSGIGYAVGASLPESLQDSMSVALYAMFIGLLVPALKKQRKTVWLAGLAAVFNSIGTLVFHLSKGWSIVLATLLSAVVVQWLAKKGENEDE
- a CDS encoding ABC transporter ATP-binding protein; its protein translation is MLELRRITKVFNEGTADEKIALQGIDLTLSPGDFVTVIGSNGAGKSTLMNIIAGRLSPDTGEVWINGRNVTALKEHVRARHIGRVFQDPMAGTAPHMTIEENLVLAYNRTKRRTLRLGVTKQKREWFRETLQTLHLGLENRLTAKVGLLSGGERQALSLLMATFTKPDVLLLDEHTAALDPARAELVTELTKQIVAQHNLTTLMVTHNMEQAIRLGNRLIMMDGGQIIFAAEGKEKEELTVERLLEEFQRIRGSQFASDRAVLSS